In the genome of Eschrichtius robustus isolate mEscRob2 chromosome 12, mEscRob2.pri, whole genome shotgun sequence, one region contains:
- the HFE gene encoding hereditary hemochromatosis protein isoform X1, protein MGPRARPALLFLILLRTVATQGRSPRSHSLRFLFMGASKPDLGLPLFEALGYVDDQLFVSYNHESRRAEPRAPWLWGRATSQLWLQLSQSLKGWDHMFIVDFWTIMDNHNQSKVTKLGVLPESHTLQVILGCEVQEDNSTRGFWKYGYDGQDHLEFHPETLDWRAAEPRARTTKLEWEVNKIRAKQNRAYLERDCPEQLRRLLELGRGALDQQALPLVKVTHHVASAVTTLRCQALNFYPQDITMRWLKDRQPLDAKDVEPEDVLPNGDGTYQGWVALAVLPGEEQRYSCQVEHPGLDQPLTATWEPSLSGTLVTGIISGIAVCIILFLIGILFRILRRRQASRGAAGDYVLAECE, encoded by the exons GGTCACACTCCCTGCGCTTCCTCTTCATGGGTGCCTCCAAGCCAGACCTTGGGCTGCCCCTGTTTGAGGCCTTGGGCTACGTGGACGACCAGCTGTTCGTGTCCTACAATCACGAGAGTCGCCGTGCAGAGCCTCGTGCCCCGTGGCTCTGGGGCAGGGCCACCAGCCAGCTGTGGCTGCAGCTGAGCCAGAGCCTGAAAGGCTGGGATCACATGTTCATCGTGGACTTCTGGACCATCATGGACAACCACAACCAAAGCAAGG TAACGAAGCTGGGAGTGCTGCCAGAGTCCCACACCCTGCAGGTGATCCTGGGCTGTGAAGTGCAAGAGGACAACAGCACCAGAGGGTTCTGGAAGTACGGGTACGATGGGCAGGACCATCTTGAATTCCACCCTGAGACGCTGGATTGGAGAGCAGCAGAGCCCAGGGCTCGGACCACCAAGCTGGAGTGGGAAGTGAACAAGATTCGGGCCAAGCAGAACAGGGCCTACCTCGAGCGGGACTGCCCAGAGCAGCTGCGGCGCTTgctggagctggggagaggggccCTGGACCAGCAAG CGcttcctttggtgaaagtgacTCATCACGTGGCCTCTGCAGTGACCACTCTACGGTGTCAGGCTCTGAACTTCTACCCCCAGGACATCACCATGAGGTGGTTGAAGGACAGGCAGCCACTGGATGCCAAGGACGTTGAGCCTGAGGACGTGCTGCCCAACGGGGACGGAACCTACCAGGGCTGGGTGGCTTTGGCCGTGCTCCCTGGGGAAGAGCAGAGATACAGCTGCCAGGTGGAACACCCAGGCCTGGATCAGCCCCTCACTGCCACCTGGG AGCCCTCGCTGTCTGGCACCCTGGTCACTGGAATCATCAGTGGAATTGCTGTCTGTATCATCCTCTTCCTTATTGGAATTTTGTTCAGAATCTTGAGGAGAAGGCAGGCTTCCA GAGGAGCCGCAGGGGACTATGTCTTAGCCGAATGTGAATGA
- the LOC137773531 gene encoding histone H4: MSGRGKGGKGLGKGGAKRHRKVLRDNIQGITKPAIRRLARRGGVKRISGLIYEETRGVLKVFLENVIRDAVTYTEHAKRKTVTAMDVVYALKRQGRTLYGFGG; encoded by the coding sequence ATGTCTGGTCGTGGAAAAGGTGGTAAAGGTCTCGGTAAAGGCGGCGCTAAGCGTCACCGCAAGGTTTTACGGGACAACATCCAGGGTATCACCAAACCGGCTATTCGTCGCCTGGCCCGCCGTGGTGGTGTCAAGCGCATTTCCGGGCTAATTTACGAGGAGACTCGCGGGGTGCTGAAAGTGTTTTTGGAGAACGTGATTCGGGACGCTGTTACCTACACCGAGCACGCCAAGCGGAAGACTGTTACCGCCATGGACGTGGTTTACGCACTCAAACGCCAGGGCCGCACCCTTTACGGCTTCGGTGGTTGA
- the LOC137773354 gene encoding histone H2A type 1-C, translated as MSGRGKQGGKARAKAKSRSSRAGLQFPVGRVHRLLRKGNYAERVGAGAPVYLAAVLEYLTAEILELAGNAARDNKKTRIIPRHLQLAIRNDEELNKLLGRVTIAQGGVLPNIQAVLLPKKTESHHKAKGK; from the coding sequence aTGTCTGGACGTGGCAAGCAAGGTGGTAAAGCTCGCGCTAAAGCGAAGTCTCGCTCTTCGCGGGCCGGTCTCCAGTTTCCCGTGGGTCGAGTGCATCGCCTGCTCCGTAAGGGCAACTACGCTGAGCGGGTCGGGGCTGGTGCGCCGGTGTACCTTGCAGCGGTGTTGGAGTACTTGACGGCAGAGATACTGGAGTTGGCCGGTAATGCGGCGCGCGACAACAAGAAGACTCGCATCATCCCACGTCACCTGCAGCTGGCCATCCGCAACGATGAGGAGCTTAACAAACTGCTGGGCCGCGTGACCATCGCTCAGGGCGGGGTCTTGCCGAACATCCAGGCGGTTCTGTTGCCTAAGAAGACCGAGAGCCACCACAAGGCCAAGGGCAAGTGA
- the H1-6 gene encoding histone H1t: protein MSEMVRAALTDSVPPSIEKRPPRKRGKKPVGLKGESHKTTSASLSKLIIEALSISQERAGMSLAALKKALAAVGYDVEKNNSRIKLGLKSLVSKGILVQTRGTGASGSFKLSKKVATEPTKGKVKKPASTKTKKWVLARDSKSPQKAKTNKRAKTPRTTMAEKAGKSGRKAKGAKGKQQQESPAKARAGKPKAGNSKLTQSKSNPRKATTKK, encoded by the coding sequence ATGTCTGAGATGGTACGTGCTGCCCTAACGGACTCGGTTCCACCGTCCATCGAGAAACGTCCCCCCAGAAAGCGGGGCAAGAAGCCGGTTGGCTTGAAGGGTGAAAGTCACAAGACCACAAGCGCCTCATTGTCCAAGTTAATCATCGAGGCCCTTTCTATTTCTCAAGAGAGAGCTGGCATGTCTTTGGCAGCGCTGAAAAAGGCGCTAGCAGCCGTGGGCTATGACGTGGAGAAGAACAACAGCCGCATCAAGCTGGGTCTCAAGAGCCTGGTTAGCAAAGGAATTCTGGTGCAGACCAGGGGTACCGGTGCTTCCGGCTCTTTCAAGCTCAGCAAGAAGGTTGCCACTGAGCCCACCAAGGGAAAGGTCAAGAAGCCTGCTTCTACCAAGACGAAGAAGTGGGTTTTGGCCAGAGACTCCAAGTCTCCACAGAAAGCTAAGACCAACAAAAGAGCAAAGACGCCGAGGACAACAATGGCTGAGAAAGCTGGTAAGAGTGGCAGAAAAGCTAAAGGCGCCAAGGGCAAACAACAACAGGAAAGTCCAGCGAAGGCCAGAGCAGGGAAGCCGAAGGCTGGGAATTCTAAACTGACCCAGTCGAAGTCTAATCCGAGGAAAGCAACAACCAAGAAGTAA
- the LOC137773684 gene encoding histone H2B type 1-C/E/F/G/I-like, giving the protein MPESAKSVPAPKKGSKKAVTKAQKKDGKKRKRSRKESYSVYVYKVLKQVHPDTGISSKAMGIMNSFVNDIFERIAGEASRLAHYNKRSTITSREIQTAVRLLLPGELAKHAVSEGTKAVTKYTSSK; this is encoded by the coding sequence atgcCGGAGTCAGCGAAATCCGTTCCTGCTCCGAAGAAGGGCTCCAAGAAGGCGGTGACCAAAGCGCAGAAGAAAGATGGCAAGAAGCGCAAGCGCAGCCGTAAGGAGAGTTATTCTGTGTACGTGTACAAAGTACTGAAACAGGTCCACCCGGACACTGGCATTTCATCCAAGGCCATGGGCATCATGAACTCTTTCGTCAACGATATTTTTGAGCGCATCGCGGGCGAGGCGTCGCGTCTGGCGCATTATAACAAGCGCTCGACCATCACGTCCAGAGAGATCCAGACGGCCGTGCGCCTGCTGCTGCCTGGGGAGCTGGCCAAGCACGCTGTGTCCGAGGGCACCAAGGCTGTCACCAAGTACACTAGCTCCAAGTAA
- the HFE gene encoding hereditary hemochromatosis protein isoform X2 has translation MGPRARPALLFLILLRTVATQGRSPRSHSLRFLFMGASKPDLGLPLFEALGYVDDQLFVSYNHESRRAEPRAPWLWGRATSQLWLQLSQSLKGWDHMFIVDFWTIMDNHNQSKVTKLGVLPESHTLQVILGCEVQEDNSTRGFWKYGYDGQDHLEFHPETLDWRAAEPRARTTKLEWEVNKIRAKQNRAYLERDCPEQLRRLLELGRGALDQQALPLVKVTHHVASAVTTLRCQALNFYPQDITMRWLKDRQPLDAKDVEPEDVLPNGDGTYQGWVALAVLPGEEQRYSCQVEHPGLDQPLTATWGGAAGDYVLAECE, from the exons GGTCACACTCCCTGCGCTTCCTCTTCATGGGTGCCTCCAAGCCAGACCTTGGGCTGCCCCTGTTTGAGGCCTTGGGCTACGTGGACGACCAGCTGTTCGTGTCCTACAATCACGAGAGTCGCCGTGCAGAGCCTCGTGCCCCGTGGCTCTGGGGCAGGGCCACCAGCCAGCTGTGGCTGCAGCTGAGCCAGAGCCTGAAAGGCTGGGATCACATGTTCATCGTGGACTTCTGGACCATCATGGACAACCACAACCAAAGCAAGG TAACGAAGCTGGGAGTGCTGCCAGAGTCCCACACCCTGCAGGTGATCCTGGGCTGTGAAGTGCAAGAGGACAACAGCACCAGAGGGTTCTGGAAGTACGGGTACGATGGGCAGGACCATCTTGAATTCCACCCTGAGACGCTGGATTGGAGAGCAGCAGAGCCCAGGGCTCGGACCACCAAGCTGGAGTGGGAAGTGAACAAGATTCGGGCCAAGCAGAACAGGGCCTACCTCGAGCGGGACTGCCCAGAGCAGCTGCGGCGCTTgctggagctggggagaggggccCTGGACCAGCAAG CGcttcctttggtgaaagtgacTCATCACGTGGCCTCTGCAGTGACCACTCTACGGTGTCAGGCTCTGAACTTCTACCCCCAGGACATCACCATGAGGTGGTTGAAGGACAGGCAGCCACTGGATGCCAAGGACGTTGAGCCTGAGGACGTGCTGCCCAACGGGGACGGAACCTACCAGGGCTGGGTGGCTTTGGCCGTGCTCCCTGGGGAAGAGCAGAGATACAGCTGCCAGGTGGAACACCCAGGCCTGGATCAGCCCCTCACTGCCACCTGGG GAGGAGCCGCAGGGGACTATGTCTTAGCCGAATGTGAATGA